A window of Hypnocyclicus thermotrophus contains these coding sequences:
- a CDS encoding amylo-alpha-1,6-glucosidase, producing MVIGRDILGNYDLGTNREYLLTNGNGSFSSGSINGNLARSYHGILVKSFDIPLDRKMTLHKIEENFDGIDLFTSKRIDANKVIIKEGFKYIQSFEVKPFPKWIFLVNGSLLEKELFMPYEKDIVIIKYKLLLSAKKDLKLKTNMLFNYRYSDHIIPFRDYNYDVYTKNNHLEIMFDNHKMYIYTNGNIKKSEYRKDNEDFYGNKIEGTVRKNIAYDIELNERGNYNLDSSYEIANSEITLNEGDTFYIVASFEKLDNINIEKMYSDELNRVNRLKNIASKDNEIIRDIAYACDQFIVNKPSIRGKTVIAGYPWFGDWGRDTMIALPGLTLSTGRYDDAKAILLAFAKYCDKGMLPNLFPNKEGDELQYNTIDAAMWYFYAVYKYLEYTDDYEFVKNNIYNTLKDIIKFYKSGTRYNIHMEENGMISGGSKDNNLTWMDVKYKGWAVTPRYGMAVEISALWYNALKLMEDLAEKYNEDNKEYKELSNLVKNNFEKIFWNEEKNCLYDYICEEGKNDDIRPNQIFVVSLPYSLLSKDKEKKVVDTVLEKLYTSKGLKSLSSDNIEFKGFYFGNLYERDSKYHQGTVWGWLMGHFVGAYNKIYNNKEKNRLLLNGLIEHFYREGCINSVSEIFDGDEPHNARGCFAQAWSVSELLRALKEMC from the coding sequence ATGGTAATAGGTAGAGATATATTAGGAAATTATGATTTAGGTACTAACAGAGAATATTTATTAACGAATGGAAACGGTTCATTTTCGAGTGGGTCTATTAATGGTAATTTAGCACGTAGTTATCATGGAATATTGGTAAAATCATTTGATATACCTCTTGATAGAAAAATGACATTACATAAAATAGAAGAAAATTTTGATGGAATTGATTTGTTTACTTCTAAAAGAATAGATGCTAATAAGGTTATTATTAAAGAAGGATTTAAATATATTCAATCATTTGAAGTAAAACCATTTCCGAAATGGATATTTTTGGTAAATGGTTCATTGCTTGAAAAAGAGTTATTTATGCCTTATGAAAAAGATATTGTAATAATAAAGTATAAATTATTATTATCTGCTAAAAAAGATTTGAAATTAAAAACAAATATGCTTTTTAATTATAGATATTCGGATCATATTATTCCTTTTAGAGATTATAATTATGATGTTTATACAAAAAATAATCATTTAGAAATAATGTTTGATAATCATAAAATGTATATTTATACTAATGGCAATATAAAAAAATCAGAGTATAGAAAAGATAATGAAGATTTTTATGGAAATAAAATTGAGGGGACAGTAAGAAAAAATATAGCATACGATATAGAATTAAATGAAAGAGGAAATTATAATTTGGACTCATCATATGAAATAGCAAATAGTGAAATAACTTTAAATGAAGGTGATACATTTTATATAGTAGCTTCTTTTGAAAAATTAGATAATATTAATATAGAAAAAATGTATAGTGATGAATTAAATAGAGTAAATAGATTAAAAAATATAGCATCAAAAGATAATGAAATAATTAGAGATATTGCGTATGCTTGTGATCAATTTATAGTAAATAAACCTTCGATTAGAGGGAAAACAGTTATTGCAGGTTATCCATGGTTTGGTGATTGGGGAAGAGATACAATGATAGCTCTTCCAGGGCTTACTCTTTCAACAGGCAGATATGATGACGCAAAAGCTATTCTTTTAGCGTTTGCAAAATATTGTGATAAGGGAATGTTGCCTAACTTATTTCCAAACAAAGAGGGAGATGAACTTCAATATAATACAATAGATGCAGCTATGTGGTATTTTTATGCTGTATACAAGTATCTTGAGTATACAGATGATTATGAATTTGTAAAAAACAATATTTATAATACTCTTAAAGATATAATAAAATTTTATAAATCTGGAACAAGATATAATATACATATGGAAGAGAATGGAATGATATCAGGTGGAAGCAAAGATAATAATCTTACTTGGATGGATGTAAAATATAAAGGCTGGGCGGTAACACCTAGATATGGTATGGCAGTTGAAATATCAGCATTATGGTATAATGCATTAAAATTAATGGAAGATTTAGCAGAAAAATATAATGAGGATAATAAAGAGTATAAAGAATTGTCTAACTTAGTAAAAAATAATTTTGAAAAGATATTTTGGAATGAAGAAAAAAATTGTTTATATGATTATATATGTGAAGAAGGTAAAAATGATGATATCAGACCAAATCAGATTTTCGTAGTATCTTTGCCGTATTCATTATTATCAAAAGATAAAGAAAAAAAAGTAGTAGATACAGTTCTTGAAAAGTTATATACTTCAAAAGGATTAAAGTCTTTATCAAGTGATAATATAGAATTTAAAGGTTTTTATTTTGGAAATTTATACGAAAGAGACAGTAAATATCATCAAGGAACAGTATGGGGGTGGTTAATGGGTCATTTTGTAGGAGCATATAATAAAATATATAATAATAAAGAAAAAAATAGATTGTTATTAAATGGATTAATAGAACATTTTTATAGAGAAGGATGTATAAATTCAGTATCAGAAATATTTGATGGTGACGAACCACACAATGCTAGAGGATGTTTTGCACAAGCTTGGTCAGTATCAGAGCTTCTTAGAGCTTTAAAAGAGATGTGCTAA
- a CDS encoding TetR/AcrR family transcriptional regulator yields the protein MPLNTKKALGESLKKLLINSNLDEITIKELSKECGVNRQTFYYHFHDIYSLVKWIFKSEAVEPIKNLINYENWQDAYLKIFEFVGENKVFCKSCMNSSGREYLNQFLSHITNDLLIAVINDVAKEKNISDFTKKITANFYSYGLTGIILSWIRDGFIEEPKVLVKEVNNLVEGDIKKIIEKHLNEKK from the coding sequence ATGCCTTTGAATACAAAAAAAGCTTTGGGTGAATCATTAAAAAAACTTTTAATTAATTCAAATCTTGATGAAATTACTATTAAAGAACTTTCTAAAGAGTGTGGAGTTAATAGACAAACATTTTATTATCATTTTCATGATATTTATTCATTAGTTAAATGGATTTTTAAATCCGAAGCAGTGGAACCTATAAAAAACTTAATTAATTATGAAAATTGGCAAGACGCATATTTAAAAATTTTTGAATTTGTTGGGGAAAATAAAGTGTTTTGTAAAAGTTGTATGAATTCTTCTGGACGAGAATATCTTAATCAATTTCTTTCTCATATCACAAATGATTTATTAATTGCGGTAATAAATGATGTTGCTAAAGAGAAAAATATTAGTGATTTTACAAAAAAAATAACAGCTAACTTTTATAGCTATGGACTTACAGGAATTATTTTGTCATGGATTCGAGATGGATTTATAGAAGAACCAAAAGTTCTTGTAAAAGAGGTTAATAATTTAGTAGAAGGGGATATAAAAAAAATAATTGAAAAGCATTTAAATGAAAAAAAATAG
- a CDS encoding oleate hydratase has protein sequence MGNYQKINTLKPEGIESKKAYLIGGGIASLAAAAYLINDGHMNGEKITILEQGNIFGGAMDGIGNPEEGYVARGGREMEEHYECTWDLFSKIPSIEEPHRTVLDEFKELNDIDPNYSNCRVIANRGEKLDFSSLGLEDIHVKQLTKLFLATEDALGKLTVKEFFDASFLETDMWLYWRSMFAFEDWHSVVEMKRYMHRFIHLIPGMTKMDGLLFTKYNQYDSMILPLKKWLELQNVVFENNTKVVDLDIEINLNEKIVKGIHILRNNNNEVIKTTENDLVFVTNGSMTENSTLGNMNTAPVLDRSEGGCWSLWKNIAKKDSSFGRPEVFCSDIDKTKWESYTITAKGTKMKELIEKFAERKIIKNRTVTGGIITIKDSNWLLSVTVNRQPQFKNQPEDTIVLWAYALFPDKKGNFIQKEMSACTGKELLEELLYHFGIDEENMQEYINESIVIPVMMPYITSQFMPRVKGDRPEVVPTGSKNLAFLGQYTEIKNDCVFTVDYSIRSAIIAVYTLLGLKKNPPEIYSSQYDIRVIANAAKTLYSGRPLPAEFIIKKLLSNTSLEGLI, from the coding sequence ATGGGAAATTATCAAAAGATTAATACACTTAAACCAGAAGGAATTGAAAGTAAAAAAGCTTATTTAATTGGTGGAGGAATTGCTTCTTTAGCAGCGGCAGCTTATTTAATAAATGATGGACATATGAATGGAGAAAAAATCACTATTTTAGAACAAGGTAATATTTTTGGTGGTGCAATGGATGGTATTGGAAATCCAGAAGAAGGTTATGTAGCACGTGGCGGACGAGAAATGGAAGAACATTATGAATGTACTTGGGATTTATTTAGTAAAATCCCGTCTATTGAAGAACCGCATCGAACTGTATTAGATGAATTTAAAGAGTTAAATGATATTGATCCAAATTATTCTAATTGTAGAGTAATTGCCAATCGTGGTGAAAAGCTTGACTTTTCAAGTTTGGGATTAGAAGATATTCATGTAAAACAATTGACTAAACTTTTTTTAGCAACTGAAGATGCACTTGGGAAATTAACAGTTAAAGAGTTTTTTGATGCATCATTTTTAGAAACTGATATGTGGTTATACTGGAGAAGTATGTTTGCCTTTGAAGATTGGCATAGTGTAGTTGAAATGAAACGTTATATGCATAGATTTATACATTTAATACCTGGAATGACTAAAATGGATGGATTATTATTTACTAAATATAATCAATACGATTCTATGATTTTGCCATTAAAAAAATGGTTAGAATTACAAAATGTTGTTTTTGAAAATAATACAAAAGTAGTGGATTTAGATATAGAAATCAATTTAAATGAAAAAATTGTAAAAGGAATTCATATATTGCGTAATAATAATAATGAGGTTATTAAAACTACAGAAAATGATTTAGTGTTTGTTACTAATGGTTCTATGACTGAAAACTCAACACTTGGAAATATGAATACTGCACCTGTTCTTGATAGAAGTGAGGGTGGATGTTGGAGTTTATGGAAAAATATAGCTAAAAAAGATAGTTCATTTGGAAGACCAGAGGTATTTTGTTCTGATATTGACAAAACCAAATGGGAATCTTATACAATTACTGCAAAAGGTACTAAAATGAAAGAATTAATAGAAAAATTTGCAGAAAGAAAAATTATTAAGAATAGAACGGTTACAGGTGGAATAATAACAATTAAAGATTCAAACTGGTTATTAAGTGTAACTGTAAATAGACAACCACAATTTAAAAATCAACCTGAGGATACAATTGTATTATGGGCGTATGCTTTGTTCCCTGATAAAAAAGGTAATTTTATTCAAAAGGAAATGAGCGCTTGCACTGGGAAAGAACTTCTAGAAGAATTATTATATCATTTTGGAATTGACGAAGAAAATATGCAGGAATATATTAATGAATCAATAGTAATTCCAGTAATGATGCCGTATATAACAAGTCAATTTATGCCTCGTGTAAAAGGAGATAGACCAGAAGTTGTTCCAACAGGGAGTAAAAATTTGGCATTTTTAGGTCAATATACAGAAATTAAAAATGATTGTGTATTTACTGTAGATTATTCAATTCGATCAGCAATTATAGCTGTTTATACTTTACTCGGCCTTAAAAAAAATCCTCCTGAAATATATTCAAGCCAGTATGATATAAGAGTAATTGCAAATGCAGCTAAAACTTTATATAGCGGAAGACCTCTTCCTGCAGAATTTATAATTAAAAAACTTTTGAGTAATACATCTTTAGAAGGATTAATATAA
- a CDS encoding helix-turn-helix domain-containing protein: protein MQVLSPVEKIVNLRKKYKISQKDLSKDNIARSYLAIIESQKKTISPRVAEILTQNFNKIFKERGIDKQITVSYLLEDEEEQFDKICNSLYQAVNSKNVYGVLKKIKSTTLKTTHSIYKILLFKKTADILFLLNDFEESYNLYDSILIDSLNPEINIDFEEILYNTLYINIIFNNFNRNIDLENQFFSYIQSLENYKEKIFYLLGISHKNLNTINYALRYFEELEKIETDTEKIFELKLLLAECYELEKYFDKANSIYRGLLLKYKSIYKKSIVNLKLLILSKQMNDIQKASLYIRKLKSFLKELNTSRNNDKLISEIEFEFIEISKILPNKKMALKSIKNILQNQLASTEKKYLSIKSAFYFLDKNDIIFVNLIEEFYFKLMKTKPRHDIGFLFINYYIENEFFDLRDRFLRKIKMYIF from the coding sequence ATGCAAGTATTATCCCCAGTCGAAAAAATTGTCAACTTAAGAAAAAAATACAAAATAAGTCAAAAAGACCTTTCAAAGGATAATATTGCACGTAGTTATTTAGCTATAATAGAGTCTCAAAAAAAAACTATTAGTCCTAGAGTAGCTGAAATTCTTACTCAAAACTTTAATAAAATTTTTAAAGAACGTGGGATTGATAAACAAATTACCGTTTCATATTTATTAGAAGATGAAGAAGAACAATTCGACAAAATATGCAATTCTTTATACCAGGCTGTTAACTCTAAAAATGTGTATGGAGTTTTAAAAAAAATAAAAAGTACAACACTAAAAACAACTCATTCTATTTATAAAATTTTATTGTTTAAAAAAACAGCTGATATATTGTTTTTATTAAATGACTTCGAAGAGTCATATAATTTATATGATTCTATTTTAATTGATAGTTTAAATCCTGAAATTAATATAGATTTTGAAGAGATCCTTTATAATACGCTCTATATAAATATTATTTTTAATAATTTTAATAGAAATATCGACTTAGAAAATCAGTTTTTTAGTTATATTCAATCATTAGAAAATTATAAAGAAAAAATATTTTATTTATTAGGTATCTCTCATAAAAATTTAAATACTATAAATTATGCTTTAAGATATTTTGAAGAATTAGAAAAAATAGAAACTGATACTGAAAAAATATTTGAATTAAAATTACTTTTAGCAGAATGTTATGAACTTGAAAAATATTTTGATAAAGCTAACTCTATTTATAGAGGTCTTTTATTAAAATATAAATCTATTTATAAAAAAAGTATTGTAAATTTAAAATTACTTATTTTATCAAAACAAATGAATGATATTCAAAAAGCTAGTCTTTATATAAGGAAATTAAAATCTTTTTTAAAAGAATTAAATACCAGTAGAAATAATGATAAATTAATATCAGAAATAGAATTTGAATTTATTGAAATATCTAAAATTCTTCCAAATAAAAAAATGGCTTTAAAATCTATTAAAAATATTTTACAAAATCAATTAGCATCAACTGAAAAAAAATATCTTTCTATTAAATCGGCTTTTTATTTTTTAGACAAAAATGATATTATTTTTGTAAATTTAATCGAAGAATTTTATTTTAAATTGATGAAAACAAAACCTAGACATGATATTGGATTTCTTTTTATTAATTACTATATAGAAAATGAATTTTTTGATTTAAGAGATCGATTTTTAAGAAAAATAAAAATGTATATATTTTAA
- the hydE gene encoding [FeFe] hydrogenase H-cluster radical SAM maturase HydE, producing MNLDAILKKDDLTKEELVYLLDLKNTEDISKLHKRAYEIKLETIGNKVYYRGLIEFSNICVKNCNYCGIRRDNKSVERFHMTKEEILDTAKWIYENGYGSIALQSGERQDDEFTEFVEDIIKEIKKIGNLGITLSLGEQSYDTYKRWFDAGAHRYLLRIESSNEEIYNSLHPKDKLHDFNTRKQCLIDLRNIGYQVGTGVMIGLPGQTVEDLANDILFYKEMDIDMIGMGPYALHKDTPMGQGKEDSIEEIQDRVRYGLNMIAVTRIFLKDVNIAATTALQALDPLGREKGLKAGANILMPITTIGKHRAKYQLYDNKPCVEDTKEECKGCLAGRVKSVGDEIVYGEWGDSPHFYNKQKTLG from the coding sequence ATGAATTTAGATGCTATATTAAAAAAAGATGATTTAACTAAAGAAGAATTAGTATATTTGTTAGATTTAAAAAATACTGAAGATATATCAAAATTACACAAAAGAGCATATGAGATAAAACTAGAAACAATAGGCAATAAAGTATATTATAGAGGTCTTATTGAGTTTAGTAATATTTGTGTGAAAAATTGTAATTATTGTGGAATAAGAAGAGATAATAAAAGTGTAGAGAGATTTCATATGACAAAAGAAGAAATACTTGATACAGCTAAATGGATATATGAAAATGGTTATGGTTCTATAGCTCTTCAATCTGGTGAAAGACAAGATGATGAGTTTACAGAATTTGTAGAAGATATTATAAAAGAAATAAAAAAAATAGGTAACTTAGGGATTACATTATCACTTGGTGAACAATCATATGATACATATAAAAGATGGTTTGATGCAGGAGCACATAGATACCTTCTTAGAATAGAAAGTTCTAATGAAGAAATATATAATTCCTTACATCCAAAAGACAAATTACATGATTTTAATACAAGAAAGCAATGTTTAATAGACCTTCGAAATATTGGATATCAAGTGGGAACAGGAGTAATGATAGGACTTCCAGGACAAACAGTAGAAGATCTTGCAAATGATATCTTGTTTTATAAGGAAATGGATATAGATATGATAGGAATGGGGCCTTATGCTCTTCACAAAGATACACCTATGGGACAAGGTAAAGAAGATAGTATAGAAGAGATTCAAGACAGAGTAAGATACGGATTAAATATGATAGCTGTAACAAGAATATTTTTAAAAGATGTTAATATAGCAGCAACAACTGCACTTCAAGCGCTTGATCCTTTAGGGAGAGAAAAAGGATTAAAAGCAGGTGCAAATATACTTATGCCAATTACTACAATAGGAAAACATAGAGCAAAATATCAACTATACGATAATAAACCATGTGTAGAAGACACAAAAGAAGAATGTAAAGGATGTTTAGCAGGAAGAGTAAAAAGTGTAGGCGATGAAATTGTATATGGAGAATGGGGAGATTCACCGCATTTTTATAATAAACAAAAAACTTTAGGATAA
- a CDS encoding alpha/beta hydrolase, with product MRLTINIITYILLSYILYKLYRKQKILKILKFKNVEMINYKDYSHKKRNSTLTVKRHRIKSDLVSEVMDYFVVLPNNYDNMKTYPVLFFLHGLGDSAIDWIEKAKLLETYDSLINNNKIKDIILVLPESGANGRSWYTNWYNISNKKYEDYFTIELINDIQKRYNIDTQNMGITGFSMGGYGAYKLALKHLDKYKTIASLAGAINFPRLFSRLLKGFGLLKHLKLSDKNKELRNLRKIFGKKIRYSNNENVFTLLKRKMSEDMELVKSKYFYLSVGEYDNKGYTMLLQWEDIVEHMEKYNFHYEARLVKGEGHRWEYVEKELESVLLFHSKYFD from the coding sequence ATGAGATTAACAATAAATATAATTACTTATATTTTACTAAGTTATATTTTATATAAACTATATAGAAAACAAAAAATATTAAAAATATTAAAATTTAAAAATGTTGAAATGATTAACTATAAAGATTATTCTCATAAAAAAAGAAATAGTACTTTAACTGTTAAAAGACATCGAATAAAAAGTGATCTTGTATCAGAAGTTATGGATTATTTTGTTGTATTGCCAAATAATTATGATAATATGAAAACATATCCTGTTTTATTTTTTTTACACGGATTAGGAGATAGTGCTATTGATTGGATTGAAAAAGCTAAACTTTTAGAAACCTATGACTCTCTAATTAATAATAATAAAATAAAAGATATTATTCTTGTTTTACCGGAATCTGGTGCAAATGGCAGAAGCTGGTATACAAATTGGTATAATATTTCAAATAAAAAATATGAAGATTATTTTACTATAGAATTAATTAATGATATTCAAAAAAGATATAATATTGATACTCAAAATATGGGAATAACTGGATTTTCTATGGGTGGATATGGGGCTTATAAATTAGCTTTAAAGCATCTTGATAAATACAAAACTATTGCTAGTTTAGCTGGTGCTATTAATTTCCCTAGACTTTTTTCTAGACTTTTAAAAGGTTTTGGATTATTAAAACATCTTAAACTTAGTGATAAAAACAAAGAATTACGAAATTTAAGAAAAATTTTTGGGAAAAAAATTAGATATTCTAATAATGAAAATGTTTTTACTTTATTAAAAAGAAAAATGTCTGAAGATATGGAACTTGTAAAGTCTAAATATTTTTACTTGAGTGTTGGCGAATACGATAATAAAGGATATACTATGTTACTTCAATGGGAAGATATTGTTGAACATATGGAAAAATATAATTTTCATTATGAAGCTAGACTTGTAAAAGGAGAAGGTCATCGTTGGGAATATGTAGAAAAAGAGCTTGAAAGTGTTCTTTTATTTCATTCAAAATATTTTGACTAA
- a CDS encoding helix-turn-helix domain-containing protein codes for MDKEFLTPGEKLRKIRKKYSLKQHEITNDEVTRNFISMVENNRANLTMRTAAIICKKINELIFLKNELFEIKPEELLKTVKEQIDEKALMYFKKIDNIKSSDEIEEIINFVIGKELSNNIFKLNVKLGDCFYKNNELEKAKFFLNTAFHIDFTNKEIIEEVENSFFKLAKINFFTDNIECFRSLKKFILNKKEFFSDKFIKSLNFYFLLFEILKKNNILELINYYETSDDIRSFILGIYNLHLENYSLANSYFDIINNSEIMILKLIAKIKTNLYISDKNLKKYLIELKNILERLKENEFYYLGLYALLYFKEHIIIEENYILNELNNREFEKYLNYKIFKEIFFKDSEIHLILKEKKKFELYKNEKNVDYVLK; via the coding sequence GTGGATAAAGAATTTTTGACACCAGGAGAAAAACTGAGAAAAATTCGTAAAAAATATAGTTTAAAACAACATGAAATAACTAATGATGAAGTAACACGTAATTTTATTAGTATGGTAGAAAACAATAGAGCTAATTTAACAATGAGAACGGCAGCTATTATTTGTAAAAAAATAAATGAATTGATTTTTTTAAAAAATGAATTATTTGAAATAAAACCGGAAGAACTTCTTAAAACAGTAAAAGAGCAAATTGATGAAAAAGCTTTAATGTATTTCAAAAAAATAGATAATATTAAATCAAGTGATGAAATAGAAGAAATAATTAATTTTGTAATTGGAAAAGAGTTATCAAATAACATATTTAAATTAAATGTTAAACTAGGAGATTGTTTTTATAAAAATAATGAATTAGAAAAAGCAAAATTTTTTTTAAATACAGCGTTTCATATTGATTTTACTAATAAAGAAATTATAGAAGAAGTGGAAAATAGTTTTTTTAAATTAGCAAAGATAAATTTTTTTACTGATAATATAGAGTGCTTTCGTTCATTAAAAAAATTCATTTTAAATAAAAAAGAATTTTTTTCGGATAAGTTTATAAAATCACTTAATTTTTATTTTTTGTTATTTGAAATATTAAAAAAAAATAATATATTAGAATTAATTAATTATTATGAAACTAGTGATGATATACGATCTTTTATTTTAGGAATTTACAATTTACATTTAGAAAATTATAGCCTTGCAAATTCATATTTTGATATTATTAATAATTCGGAGATTATGATTTTAAAATTAATTGCTAAAATTAAAACAAACCTTTATATTTCAGATAAAAATTTAAAAAAATATTTAATTGAGTTGAAAAATATTTTAGAAAGATTAAAAGAAAATGAATTTTATTATTTGGGATTATATGCACTTTTATATTTTAAAGAACATATAATTATAGAAGAAAACTATATATTAAACGAATTAAATAATAGAGAATTTGAAAAGTATTTAAATTATAAAATTTTTAAAGAGATATTTTTTAAAGATAGTGAAATTCATCTAATATTAAAAGAAAAGAAGAAATTTGAATTATATAAAAATGAAAAAAATGTTGATTATGTATTAAAATAG
- a CDS encoding HI0074 family nucleotidyltransferase substrate-binding subunit, translating into MYSQRYGLKTTVYNKMIDVFKKYPQIKQVKIFGSRVRGDYKENSDIDLSITFNESGDNIIYKVIEDLSLIDTILIFDVIDNDKIKNLMLWEYLEKEGEIIYKTNRQGEAIVDRVQLLKQLSNFNIAIDSLKQGIEVYKESQNDALILDGILKRFELCYEFAWRLIKSYLEYKGLDISNDPKISIKQGYKNDIIDNGDKWLEMLLDRNKIMYVSNSEIKIKIFYSIRDNYIYLLSSLYNKMDSLLNIKKNK; encoded by the coding sequence ATGTATAGTCAACGATATGGATTAAAAACAACAGTATATAATAAGATGATAGATGTATTCAAAAAATATCCTCAAATAAAGCAAGTAAAAATATTTGGTTCAAGAGTACGTGGTGATTATAAAGAAAATTCAGATATTGATTTATCTATTACTTTTAATGAAAGTGGAGATAATATAATTTATAAAGTTATAGAGGATTTATCATTAATTGATACTATACTTATTTTTGATGTGATAGATAATGATAAAATAAAAAATCTAATGCTATGGGAATATCTCGAAAAAGAGGGAGAGATAATTTATAAAACTAATAGACAAGGGGAAGCTATTGTTGACAGAGTACAACTTTTAAAACAATTATCTAATTTTAATATAGCAATAGATTCATTAAAGCAAGGAATTGAGGTATATAAAGAATCGCAAAATGATGCACTTATATTAGATGGGATCTTAAAAAGATTTGAACTTTGTTATGAATTTGCATGGAGGCTTATAAAATCATATTTAGAATACAAAGGATTAGATATAAGTAATGATCCTAAAATAAGTATAAAACAGGGATATAAAAATGATATAATAGATAATGGTGATAAATGGTTAGAAATGTTGTTAGATAGAAATAAAATAATGTATGTATCAAATAGTGAGATAAAAATTAAGATATTTTACAGTATAAGAGATAATTATATATATTTATTAAGTTCGCTTTATAATAAAATGGATAGTTTATTAAATATAAAAAAAAATAAATAA